Proteins from a genomic interval of Oceanicoccus sp. KOV_DT_Chl:
- the thrH gene encoding bifunctional phosphoserine phosphatase/homoserine phosphotransferase ThrH: protein MEIACLDLEGVLIPEIWINFAEKTGIEELKATTRDIPDYDVLMKQRLRLLDEHGYGLPDIQQVIATLEPMEGAREFLDWLRERFQVVILSDTFYEFGMPFMKQLGYPALLCHKLEVNADGKVVDYKLRQANPKRQAVIGFHSMYYRTIAAGDSYNDTTMLAEAHAGILFKAPDNVIAEFPQFPAVHTYEDLKKEFIKASERDLSL, encoded by the coding sequence GTGGAAATCGCCTGTCTTGACCTGGAGGGGGTATTGATCCCTGAAATCTGGATAAACTTTGCCGAGAAAACGGGCATTGAAGAGCTGAAAGCGACCACTCGTGATATTCCTGACTACGATGTGCTGATGAAACAGCGCCTGCGTTTGTTAGATGAGCATGGCTATGGCTTACCTGATATTCAGCAAGTTATTGCAACACTTGAGCCAATGGAGGGCGCGCGCGAGTTTTTGGATTGGTTGCGTGAGCGCTTTCAGGTGGTGATTCTATCGGATACCTTTTACGAATTTGGTATGCCCTTTATGAAGCAGTTGGGTTACCCTGCTTTGCTATGTCATAAGTTGGAAGTCAATGCCGACGGTAAGGTGGTTGATTACAAATTGCGTCAGGCCAATCCCAAGCGGCAGGCGGTGATTGGTTTTCACTCCATGTATTACCGCACCATTGCTGCTGGTGATTCATATAACGATACCACGATGTTGGCGGAAGCTCATGCCGGTATTTTGTTTAAGGCACCGGACAATGTGATCGCCGAATTCCCGCAGTTTCCTGCCGTACATACCTACGAAGACCTCAAAAAAGAATTTATCAAGGCGAGTGAGCGAGATTTAAGCCTGTAA
- a CDS encoding sodium:alanine symporter family protein, giving the protein MDALSALVGDVNKIVWGPYMLVLILGTGLYLMVGLKFMPLRNIGKAFRLLFQGRQGNADQGQISPFNALMTSLSATIGTGNIAGVATAISIGGPGALFWMWCTALIGMATKYAEAVMAVNYREIDADGNYAGGPMYYIKNGLGKNWKWLAAAFAFFAAIAGFGIGNTVQANSVADALQSTFSVPSWLTGLVLLVLVGLVLLGGVKRIASVAGLLIPFMAVSYLLLGLVVLLLNFADIPAAIMLIVESAFTGTAAQGGFVGAGVMMAVQFGVARGVFSNEAGMGSAPIAHAAAQTNDPVKQGTIAMLGTFIDTLVVCSVTGLAIVLSGLWTTGEGGASLTAAAFASQIPYGDVLVSISLCLFAFTTILGWSYYGERASVYLFGTSALIPFRVLWVLAIPLGAMAQLGFIWLLADTLNALMAIPNLIALLLLSPVIFKLTKLGIKEE; this is encoded by the coding sequence ATGGATGCGCTCAGTGCTTTAGTTGGAGATGTAAATAAAATCGTTTGGGGCCCCTATATGCTGGTGCTGATTTTGGGCACTGGTTTGTATTTGATGGTCGGGCTGAAATTTATGCCCTTGCGCAATATCGGTAAAGCTTTTCGATTATTATTTCAGGGTCGTCAAGGTAATGCCGACCAAGGTCAAATTTCCCCCTTTAATGCTTTGATGACATCGCTCTCGGCCACTATTGGTACCGGTAATATCGCGGGCGTGGCGACGGCCATCAGTATTGGCGGGCCGGGCGCGTTATTCTGGATGTGGTGTACTGCGTTAATTGGTATGGCGACAAAATATGCCGAAGCAGTGATGGCGGTGAATTATCGCGAGATTGATGCCGACGGCAATTATGCTGGTGGTCCGATGTATTACATCAAAAATGGTTTGGGCAAAAACTGGAAATGGTTGGCAGCAGCGTTTGCTTTTTTCGCGGCAATTGCCGGTTTTGGTATTGGCAATACTGTGCAGGCTAATTCTGTCGCAGATGCGTTGCAGTCTACTTTCTCGGTGCCGTCGTGGCTGACAGGTTTGGTGTTGTTGGTATTGGTGGGCTTGGTGTTGTTGGGTGGCGTTAAGCGGATTGCCTCCGTAGCCGGATTGTTAATCCCCTTTATGGCAGTGAGCTATTTGCTGTTGGGGCTGGTGGTGTTGTTATTAAATTTTGCCGATATTCCTGCCGCGATTATGTTAATTGTAGAAAGCGCGTTTACCGGTACTGCCGCCCAGGGTGGTTTTGTCGGCGCAGGTGTGATGATGGCGGTACAGTTTGGTGTGGCACGGGGGGTGTTTTCTAACGAGGCAGGTATGGGGAGCGCGCCCATTGCACACGCGGCAGCACAAACCAACGATCCGGTAAAACAGGGCACGATTGCTATGCTGGGTACCTTTATTGATACCCTGGTTGTGTGCTCGGTAACCGGTTTGGCGATTGTATTAAGTGGTTTATGGACGACTGGTGAAGGCGGTGCCTCGTTAACTGCCGCCGCCTTTGCTAGCCAAATTCCCTATGGTGATGTGTTGGTGTCAATTAGTCTGTGCCTGTTTGCCTTCACCACTATTTTAGGCTGGAGCTATTATGGCGAACGGGCCTCGGTGTATTTATTCGGGACGTCGGCGTTAATTCCATTCCGGGTGTTATGGGTATTGGCCATTCCGCTCGGCGCAATGGCGCAACTGGGTTTTATCTGGTTGCTGGCCGACACACTCAATGCCTTGATGGCGATTCCCAATCTGATTGCGTTGTTATTACTTAGCCCGGTAATTTTTAAATTAACCAAACTGGGTATTAAAGAGGAGTGA
- a CDS encoding ZIP family metal transporter: MTALTLLIIYCLLISLVSLLGGWLPTRLKMTHTRTQLLMSFVAGLMLGIAFYHLLPHAIYTLPEAGGVDQAVWWLMVGLLFMFVLLRMFHFHQHGHKQEECQHDHGGPGHQVNRLSWIGVALGLGLHTIIDGVALGAAVQAGIGEDAGVFGLVGLGVFVAVALHKPLDAMSIASLLMASHASAKTRMWVIGLFSLLCPLGAMLFFLGVAQFGQQSSTAVGIALAFSAGVFICISLSDLLPEVQFHSHDRLKLTLALLLGITAAYGIGMLEPAHGHHEDEESHHALFTIEVSADRS, translated from the coding sequence ATGACTGCCTTAACGCTATTAATTATCTACTGTCTTTTAATTTCACTGGTTTCTTTGCTAGGTGGTTGGCTGCCTACACGGCTAAAAATGACTCATACCCGCACCCAGTTGCTGATGAGTTTTGTCGCGGGGCTAATGTTGGGAATTGCCTTTTACCATTTATTGCCACATGCCATTTACACCTTGCCAGAAGCGGGAGGCGTTGATCAGGCAGTCTGGTGGCTGATGGTGGGTTTGCTGTTTATGTTTGTGTTACTGAGAATGTTTCATTTTCATCAGCATGGGCATAAGCAAGAAGAATGTCAGCATGATCATGGCGGTCCGGGTCATCAAGTAAATCGTTTGAGTTGGATTGGAGTGGCTCTGGGTTTGGGCTTGCACACCATTATTGATGGTGTGGCGTTAGGTGCAGCAGTGCAGGCGGGTATAGGCGAAGACGCAGGGGTGTTTGGTTTGGTCGGGCTGGGGGTGTTTGTCGCAGTAGCCTTACATAAACCCTTGGATGCCATGTCGATTGCGTCGTTATTAATGGCCAGTCACGCTAGCGCGAAAACCCGAATGTGGGTGATTGGGTTATTTTCGTTATTGTGTCCACTGGGCGCGATGTTGTTTTTTCTGGGGGTGGCCCAGTTTGGGCAGCAATCCAGTACGGCGGTAGGCATTGCATTGGCATTTTCAGCCGGTGTGTTTATTTGTATCTCGCTGAGTGATTTGTTGCCTGAAGTGCAGTTTCACTCTCATGATCGCTTAAAACTAACGCTAGCGTTATTGCTCGGTATTACTGCTGCTTATGGTATCGGTATGTTGGAGCCTGCTCACGGCCATCATGAAGATGAGGAGAGTCATCATGCGCTGTTCACTATTGAAGTCAGTGCAGATCGAAGCTAG
- a CDS encoding universal stress protein — MIQTILFATDMGLHTHYLLHHVNSLAEQYDARVIVVHVMEPPGHLGDAMVQSYLSDDSRKEFKQEGISRIIDGVKGRIVDVLEEEFIDGQQGLSKIRDVRVIPGKPVEVILREAAECSADMIILGSHGVDTTTPNMLGSVTSRILQMSRVPVYMVPLIRNFMAKAAVG, encoded by the coding sequence ATGATTCAAACAATACTATTTGCTACAGATATGGGATTGCATACCCACTATCTCTTGCATCACGTCAATTCGCTGGCGGAGCAGTATGACGCCAGAGTCATCGTGGTCCATGTGATGGAGCCGCCAGGCCATTTGGGTGATGCTATGGTGCAGAGTTATCTCAGTGATGATAGCCGTAAAGAATTTAAGCAAGAGGGTATCAGCCGTATTATCGATGGTGTCAAAGGCCGGATTGTTGATGTGCTGGAAGAAGAGTTTATTGATGGCCAGCAGGGTTTGTCGAAAATAAGAGATGTCCGTGTTATTCCCGGAAAGCCGGTAGAAGTGATCTTGCGAGAGGCGGCAGAATGCAGCGCTGATATGATTATTCTCGGCAGTCACGGTGTCGATACGACCACGCCAAATATGCTGGGGTCGGTGACTTCCAGGATTTTACAAATGTCACGGGTGCCGGTTTATATGGTGCCTCTGATACGCAATTTTATGGCGAAAGCGGCGGTAGGCTAG
- the pabB gene encoding aminodeoxychorismate synthase component I encodes MQPLTIEELPYCADSAPLFARLLDLEQPVYLDSAAPFSARGRYDIFSAAPVALCETSSSTSPASSKTTFFDELQHSLQQHLPAINNDYHLPFTGGALGFFGYDLSRQLEEIPAFAIQDSTLADASVGIYSWAVVVDHRKRRAVLVAHPHTDLKVLTDIRQRLNSNEGRPDTVDFQLESAFTANLSKTDYRQAFETIQRYISAGDCYQINLAQRFSADFEGSPWQAYQRLRSTAAAPFSAYIQTKNQAILSVSPERFLHLANQRVSTSPIKGTIGRGRTPEQDQQLAQQLLNSAKDRAENLMIVDLLRNDLGKTCKHGSIQVDELFELQSFETVHHLVSTISGQLKKGNTAIDLLASCFPGGSITGAPKVRAMQIIEELEPHRRSAYCGAIGYISCDGQMDTNIAIRTMVCEQNKIHCWAGGGIVADSECESEYQECLTKVEKLLAALA; translated from the coding sequence ATGCAGCCATTAACCATCGAGGAACTGCCCTACTGCGCAGATTCGGCACCTCTATTTGCACGGTTACTGGATTTGGAGCAGCCGGTTTATTTGGATAGCGCAGCCCCTTTTTCAGCCCGCGGTCGCTATGATATTTTCAGCGCCGCCCCGGTCGCACTCTGTGAAACCAGCTCAAGTACATCTCCTGCAAGTAGCAAAACCACGTTCTTTGATGAATTGCAGCACTCGCTGCAGCAGCATTTACCGGCGATTAATAACGACTACCACCTCCCCTTCACTGGAGGTGCTTTAGGTTTTTTTGGCTATGACCTCAGCCGTCAACTGGAAGAAATACCGGCATTTGCTATACAAGATTCAACGTTGGCAGATGCCAGCGTGGGAATTTATAGCTGGGCAGTCGTGGTTGATCACCGTAAACGACGAGCAGTGCTAGTCGCCCATCCCCATACTGACCTTAAAGTGCTAACCGATATAAGGCAGCGCCTGAATAGCAATGAGGGCAGACCTGACACTGTAGACTTTCAACTTGAATCTGCATTCACCGCCAACCTCAGCAAGACTGACTATCGACAAGCCTTCGAAACCATTCAGCGCTATATTAGTGCCGGTGATTGCTATCAAATCAATCTGGCCCAACGCTTTAGCGCCGACTTTGAAGGCAGCCCATGGCAAGCCTACCAGCGGCTCAGGAGTACTGCCGCAGCCCCTTTTTCAGCGTATATTCAAACCAAAAACCAAGCGATTCTCAGCGTGTCACCAGAGCGTTTCCTGCACCTTGCCAATCAACGTGTTAGCACCTCCCCCATCAAGGGCACCATTGGTCGCGGCCGCACCCCCGAGCAAGATCAACAACTTGCCCAGCAACTACTGAATAGCGCGAAAGACCGAGCGGAAAACTTGATGATTGTGGATTTGCTGCGCAATGATTTGGGAAAAACCTGTAAACACGGCAGCATTCAAGTGGATGAGCTGTTTGAATTACAGAGTTTCGAAACCGTCCATCATTTGGTCAGCACAATCAGCGGGCAATTGAAAAAGGGCAATACCGCTATTGACCTATTAGCCAGCTGCTTTCCTGGCGGCTCCATTACCGGCGCCCCCAAAGTCAGGGCGATGCAAATTATTGAAGAACTGGAACCGCATCGTCGCTCAGCATACTGCGGTGCCATAGGCTATATCAGCTGTGACGGACAAATGGATACCAATATCGCCATCCGCACCATGGTCTGCGAACAGAATAAAATTCACTGCTGGGCTGGCGGCGGTATTGTGGCCGATTCAGAGTGCGAGTCGGAGTACCAAGAGTGCCTGACCAAGGTAGAAAAACTACTGGCGGCACTCGCATAG